CGCCCTGGCCGATCGTCTCGCTGCTGCTGGTGTGTGTTGTCACTTTCTCGGTTACGGCGATGTTGTACGAACGCACGTGGCTGACCGCCATGTCTTTCACTCACTTCCCGATATTTCGGCAGGAAGGCTTGACGACGTCGATGCTGAAGGTGTGCAGGACTATGCGCACTGGCTGCCCTACGGCTGGCGCGCCGATGCTGCGGCCTGCCTCAATGTCCTAGCCGATATCGGCCGCGTTGATTGGCTGATCGTCGACCATTACGCGTTGGATCGGCGCTGGGAGGAGATGCTGGTCCCGGTGACGGTCCGGCTGATGGTCATAGATGACTTGGCCAATCGTGACCACGCTTGCGACTTGTTACTCGATCAAAACCTCGTGGACGGCATGGCGACGCGCTATCACCTGCGCGTGCCGGCCAACTGTCGTCAACTGCTGGGGCCTAGCTATGCGCTCTTACGCCCGGAATTTGCAGCGACCCGCGCAGCGGCGCAGGCGCGTCCGACGCTTGCTGGCGTTAACTCTATTCTCGTGATGTTCGGCGGTGCTGATGCGGTGGACCTGACCTCTGAGACCGTGGCGGCACTGCGCGAACTAGCCTATGCAGGTTCCGTAAACGTGGTGGTTGGCCCCTTGTATGCGAATGTCGCCACCTTACGGGAATCGCTCGCGGCGCTGCCCGGCGCCATCTTGCATGTGGCGCCGTCTGGTTTAGCCAATCTGATCGCCGGCGCCGACTTTGTGGTGGGGTCGCCCGGTGTCAGCAGTTGGGAGCGCTGCGTCCTGGGGGCGCCT
The uncultured Propionivibrio sp. DNA segment above includes these coding regions:
- the pseG gene encoding UDP-2,4-diacetamido-2,4,6-trideoxy-beta-L-altropyranose hydrolase; translated protein: MNAFETHGIKVAFRVDANAEIGLGHLMRCLALADRLAAAGVCCHFLGYGDVVRTHVADRHVFHSLPDISAGRLDDVDAEGVQDYAHWLPYGWRADAAACLNVLADIGRVDWLIVDHYALDRRWEEMLVPVTVRLMVIDDLANRDHACDLLLDQNLVDGMATRYHLRVPANCRQLLGPSYALLRPEFAATRAAAQARPTLAGVNSILVMFGGADAVDLTSETVAALRELAYAGSVNVVVGPLYANVATLRESLAALPGAILHVAPSGLANLIAGADFVVGSPGVSSWERCVLGAPAAVVTVASNQAQIATALARVGAHWHLGALGGDSFDALKAALALALHSPDSLEGMRRHAFAVCDGLGTDRVVRHLAALAITLRPATIEQAGILHAWRNDPRVRQASFNTSVIDFETHMRWIEQVLADPQRHLLIAATVDGDVAGVRFDCAGDEAEVSIYLAPDLGNRGLGTAVIKEMRHWARVNLPAVSRLTATVLANNPSSRKAFLNAGFKPRHEVLTVDLR